A region of the Scylla paramamosain isolate STU-SP2022 chromosome 24, ASM3559412v1, whole genome shotgun sequence genome:
ACCCTGTCTTAGCTGCAAACGACAGACGTTCCCGCCGCACATCTCCAGCTGAAGAATTACCCAGAAAGGacgtattgaatgaacttagtgacaggAAATTTATCAGAAGCTATTGTTTATACGGTGCAGGTATtctttgtcaccgatctagtGAGAGAACCTTTATAGAGACACAGAAAGGAGAAATCCACTTACCCTCGAAATttaggtgatcataacacttagatatcttgctgctgggaaaagctactgagaAAATACTGttatgcagtagtgatggcctCGGGGATCGTCGAGAGAGCCAGCCTTGCCACCAAATCAtttgaaaactgtttgtttgcTTTGAGGCGCTGCACTTTGAGGCGCTCCTACGGGatcacatttattttatttcaaagaGTGAATTACCATCTTAACCCGCAGTGTCTCTTCTATCGAtacataaaaacgaaaaaagaatatttataaAAGCTATAAATGAGCGTAAACGACAGCTTTTGCTTCGTCTTTTATTTGAAATCAGTAAGCGCTACATGTAGCAGACGATTGTGACAGACGGTTTCGCTCGTTATATCTTACGACATACGATAGACATATTAAGCTATGATACGCATACTCGTATACCATAGCTTTGACACGTGTCATAACTTGTGAAGAATACGTTCTTTGAACAATCACAACAGGTGAGATACACGCCATTtgattttcttctcccctccacaGGACGAGATTGACCTTCAGAGGATGTTCTTTGGGCACAGTGCATCAATACCTCCCCTGTGCTTTCATAAGTTAGCCCAGTGCAAGCTGAACTGCCTGAGTTGTGACGCGTGTTACACAGACTACGTGGCATGCGGACTGGATGCCTACGAGACATCTGAGGCGTCCACCCACCAACCGTCCACCCATGAACCTTCCTCCCCAGAGCTGTCCACCCATGAACCTTCCACCCATGAACCGTCCACTACTGAAGAAGAGCCCACGGACACCCCGCAGCCCCACACTCCAACCAGTTCCTTTATACTTGACGAGGAGGACGCCGCATCGCCCGGGCCCCATCACAAACCGGACAGGATACGAATACCCATCTTATATGACCTCAAGTCCTGGAAAGTGAAACTGATAGAAAAACTTCGCCAAGCACTCAggacctccaccactaccaccgacGCACCTCTGGAGTTCCTCACCATGCCGTCAGACTCTGCGCAAGGTGACTCTGTTGGTTCTGCAGGGCATGATAGTGCCTACACAGGGCACGGGGGagcctactaccactaccaccaccacgcccagcACCGCCCTCGTCCACACTTCCCTGCACCACCACACTATCCTGATCCCTACTATCCTCCTTCCCACCACGCTAACCCCTTCCATCCCGTCCCTCAGTACCCTAGTCCCCATTACCAACACCACCCACACTATTACTCCCCCAGCACCCCCGAGCCTCATGCTCACCACGACGACGAGTCTTGCCCTCaccacgacgacgacgacgacgacaccAGCCACCCCGACGACACCAGCCACCCCGACGACACCAGCCACCCCGACGACACCAGCCACCCCGACGACACCAGCCACcccgacgacaacgacgacgacgacaccAGCCACCCCGACGGCAACGACGACGACACCAGCCACcccgacgacaacgacgacgacgacaccAGCTATCCCGACGGCGACGGCGACGacaacaccacacatcaccccAACACACATCACCCCCACCACGACGACAAAAGTACTACCGCACCTCAACCCGACCACGACGACAACCACACCCCAGCACATCAACCCGACCACGACAAGACCACCATAGCTCAACCAGACGAcgacacagccaccacacatCACCCCAACCAAGACGAGGACAAATACTACACCACCACACGTCACCCCGCCCACGACAGTGATGTAGTTACTTCTCACGAACAACCCAACGATAACACTACACGTCATCCCAACCAACACGATgacaccacccaccaccacgaccaggaCGCAGCGCCGCCTTCCGACCACCACGACCAGGACGCAGCGCCGCCTTCCGACCACCACGACCAGGACGCAGCGCCGCCTTccgaccaccacgaccacgacgCAGCACCTCCTCCCGGCCACCACGACCACGACGCAGCACCACCTCCCGACCACCACGACCAGGACGCAGCACCTCCTCCCGGCCACCACGACCAGGACGCAGCACCACCTCCCGGCCACCACGACCAGGACGCAGCACCACCTCCCGACCACCACGACCAGGGCACCACACGTCACcccgaccactaccaccagggCACCACACGTCaccccgaccaccaccaccagggcacCACGCCAGAGCCTACCAAGAATCCACCTCAACCACACTATTATGAGAGTGACTCCACAtctccccctgctcctcccgCCACTGGAAAGCCCGCTCACCCGCACCACGAAGACGGCTACAGTTCCAAACATCCTGTAAAACCGCATTataccagccaccaccaccaccacccccacctccacccacacccCGATCCACATCCCCACCCCCATCCTGAACCCGAGCCTGAACCTGTCCCAGAATCAGAACCCAGTCCCGACCCCGAGCCTGAACCTGTCCCAGAATCGGAACCCAGTCCCGACCCCGAGCCTGAACCTGTCCCAGAATCAGAACCCAGTCCCGACCCTGAGCCCGAATTTCATTTCCCGCCCCTCCCTGAGCAAAGTCCCGAGCCTCACCCTGAGCCCGGCCAGGTTGTCTATGGCTGAAAACTAACACCGAAGACGGTCTCGCGCCGAGGATCCCAGGAAGCAGTCCCGCCCTTGAGCAGCGTGGACTTTTCTTCCCGCAGCCTGTGCCACCTACATGGACGGGCGAGTCTTAGTACCCACGCAGCTCTTCAAGTCGTGGTATCGATATGTGCATGTGTAGTTTTTATTTGAAACTTGTTGCTTTTAAATGTACGAAGTTTTCGTGTGAATAAAATTTAGATGTGTTACTCTTTTTGAcactagttttcttttattctttaaaGTGTTGGGTTCGCAGGGTAGACTTCAATAATTGAAATTAACGAAAATGTCACAAATTCCTACCCTCTTTCGAATTAAAGACGGCTCCTGAACAATCAGCTTCGGTTAGTTACTGAAGACAATCAGAAAGCCATTGAGGCACGACTTGAATATCACCAGAACATTGTAAATGCAATGTTGTGCAACACTCGCTGGCCTGGCTGGTGAGCGACAGGCCGCCTGGGCACTGCTTTAGAATTAGTATCAAGTGTGCCAGGAAGTGTGAATGCGTGGTGGGTGATGACCGCTTCTTCAGAAGTGTGTTCAAACAATATGACTGAAATAAGTCACTGGCAACCTTATAAGTAATGCACGGCAATGATAGCCTAACATGAGGGGCCGTGGCCCTGGGCCTGTCAGTCGGTCTGGTACGGCGGCCCTGTACGAACGAGCTGAGCGGGCAGCGCAGAGCGGGTCCAGGGCaagtatattgtgtgtgtgtgagggtgcgCAGGTGTGCTGGCAGCGTGTGCCTTACGGCTCCACTGCAGTATGGTTTGCGTTGACACGTAAGGCGCCGTGCAGTAAAGGTGATGGAGTGGTGTGTTCCCTGCAGGGTTGAGCAAGATGTTTATGCACACACACGTGACAGCTTTGGTGTGAAGTGAATAAATGTTTTGATGGCGTCGACGACTGTAAGTAATTCTGAGCACATATGGAGACTGTTAAGGAGTTTCTTTACGAGTTCGTATTATTTTCTGAAGATAATCCAATACTTGAGTTGATAAGTCAAGAGCAAAACGTCTTACTTCTtttaagaacaagaaggaataaTCTAAATAAGCTCCACACGTGTTGAAATGCATCAAGTTGTTGACTTAAGTGCCACTTTAAGCAAACAGATGCTGTCCCTGCACTGAGCACCACGACACGTATTCTGCTACAAAGAAACAAACGTGGGTGGCTACGAGTTTCTGTCGAAGGAGACTgatgaagcaaaaaagaaaaagaaaaagaaataaacacaagatTGAAGTATACGAAAAGCTTCATATACACACAATGATAAGCACCACTTTTGAACATTTATATCAGTGAACCAGCGGGTGAGGGTCGTGTGTCGGACTGGTGCAAGGAATGGGTAGGAACGAGAGTGTGGGGGAGACAAAGTCCTCATGCTGGGAGGCTTAcacagagggggagaggaagcgCATCATTCCCGCAGTCACAATTGGCCGCGGAAGTGCTACATCCCACCATTAACTGTAAGGGACAACGGGTACTGCGAGTGTGACCTTGGCCGCCAGTAATCCTCgggagggtgtgggtgtgagGCAGGCGAGGCTTGTTGACGGGCGCGGCCACTTGAACCATAACagcggaagtgtgtgtgtgtgtgtgtgtgtgtgtgtctgtgtgtcagagagagagagagagagagagatattatttATATCTTAGCCATGGCATGTTTGTGTTACAGCAGTGACGCACGAAAGCATCAGGCAGTGGACGCCCGGCGAGCCATCCAGCGATGGTAACCAAGAAcagtgaggaggagggcggCAGGCAGGGCCGTGCCGGGGGTCAGGTTGTCCCCAGTTTGGTTAGCCTCACCCTGGCCAAGGTCCAGCGCATGCTCACCTCCGCTGTCAAAAGCAGCACGTGGcccaaaaacaaacagacactcaCGCACGCCGTCGATACTCACATCCCTCACCACCTCAGACAAGAATTGCAGGTAAGAAAGATAATTAGAAGCGCCGTGTGCCGCCCTGCCCTGGCATCAGTGTCTGTATTGCAATGCAGGCTGTGTTACAAGCCGACAAAGGTggccaagataaaaaaaaaaaaaaactacaggcTACATAATGTCATCGGGCCTGGCGGATCCCTGTGTCATTTTATCACATGCATGACGGGGCGCTTTTTACACAATCGATTAAACACATAAGGATGACGATCGCACTTGCTGCTAAGACGTGTTGTCCCGTTACAGAACAAAGTCCTGCAGGACTGGCGTCTCTACGACACCATCTCTCTGCGGCTCCTAGAGTTGATACTCTCCCCGGCCACCTCCTCCCTGAGGCTGGCGCACGTCAGGGTCTTCTTCCGCGATGCCTTTCTCggcctccttcaccgcctcacTGGCCTCCAGGAGCTGACCTTAAAGGTGCGTAGTTACAATAGTGGCATTCATCctccccatattttttttttttttttaaagaatgcAACTtacatcatctttttttttcgtgggatATTAAGCTTCTCTATTTGGTGTCTGGCGCTGCCGCTCACCGTAAGCTGACTGTTGCTGTGTCTGCAGGACTCGGTTTGGACGCTGAGCAGACCACAGGTGAGCGTGATGTCCGATGCCATGAGCAAGATG
Encoded here:
- the LOC135112638 gene encoding uncharacterized protein LOC135112638 isoform X1; this translates as MGDSRLLRGGGWCLGVALVAAVMACAVVEAAVIKDEIDLQRMFFGHSASIPPLCFHKLAQCKLNCLSCDACYTDYVACGLDAYETSEASTHQPSTHEPSSPELSTHEPSTHEPSTTEEEPTDTPQPHTPTSSFILDEEDAASPGPHHKPDRIRIPILYDLKSWKVKLIEKLRQALRTSTTTTDAPLEFLTMPSDSAQGDSVGSAGHDSAYTGHGGAYYHYHHHAQHRPRPHFPAPPHYPDPYYPPSHHANPFHPVPQYPSPHYQHHPHYYSPSTPEPHAHHDDESCPHHDDDDDDTSHPDDTSHPDDTSHPDDTSHPDDTSHPDDNDDDDTSHPDGNDDDTSHPDDNDDDDTSYPDGDGDDNTTHHPNTHHPHHDDKSTTAPQPDHDDNHTPAHQPDHDKTTIAQPDDDTATTHHPNQDEDKYYTTTRHPAHDSDVVTSHEQPNDNTTRHPNQHDDTTHHHDQDAAPPSDHHDQDAAPPSDHHDQDAAPPSDHHDHDAAPPPGHHDHDAAPPPDHHDQDAAPPPGHHDQDAAPPPGHHDQDAAPPPDHHDQGTTRHPDHYHQGTTRHPDHHHQGTTPEPTKNPPQPHYYESDSTSPPAPPATGKPAHPHHEDGYSSKHPVKPHYTSHHHHHPHLHPHPDPHPHPHPEPEPEPVPESEPSPDPEPEPVPESEPSPDPEPEPVPESEPSPDPEPEFHFPPLPEQSPEPHPEPGQVVYG
- the LOC135112638 gene encoding uncharacterized protein LOC135112638 isoform X2: MGDSRLLRGGGWCLGVALVAAVMACAVVEAAVIKDEIDLQRMFFGHSASIPPLCFHKLAQCKLNCLSCDACYTDYVACGLDAYETSEASTHQPSTHEPSSPELSTHEPSTHEPSTTEEEPTDTPQPHTPTSSFILDEEDAASPGPHHKPDRIRIPILYDLKSWKVKLIEKLRQALRTSTTTTDAPLEFLTMPSDSAQGDSVGSAGHDSAYTGHGGAYYHYHHHAQHRPRPHFPAPPHYPDPYYPPSHHANPFHPVPQYPSPHYQHHPHYYSPSTPEPHAHHDDESCPHHDDDDDDTSHPDDTSHPDDTSHPDDTSHPDDTSHPDDNDDDDTSHPDDNDDDDTSYPDGDGDDNTTHHPNTHHPHHDDKSTTAPQPDHDDNHTPAHQPDHDKTTIAQPDDDTATTHHPNQDEDKYYTTTRHPAHDSDVVTSHEQPNDNTTRHPNQHDDTTHHHDQDAAPPSDHHDQDAAPPSDHHDQDAAPPSDHHDHDAAPPPGHHDHDAAPPPDHHDQDAAPPPGHHDQDAAPPPGHHDQDAAPPPDHHDQGTTRHPDHYHQGTTRHPDHHHQGTTPEPTKNPPQPHYYESDSTSPPAPPATGKPAHPHHEDGYSSKHPVKPHYTSHHHHHPHLHPHPDPHPHPHPEPEPEPVPESEPSPDPEPEPVPESEPSPDPEPEPVPESEPSPDPEPEFHFPPLPEQSPEPHPEPGQVVYG